From Jeotgalibaca dankookensis, one genomic window encodes:
- a CDS encoding phage/plasmid primase, P4 family encodes MELQKLKQQQIWVCWRYDQNSRLTKVLYNTKGYQTGTSLEYQSQWATYDEAIEAVKAHGFDGIGLILVPGIGGIDIDHKAADSTLANDVRILMNTYEELSPSGEGIHHLFMVDVDKIPVSINSKSEKKLSSDYYSKNPHNNLEIYIGGLTNRYLTFTGNVISDLPLMDRTDEVLTFLDTYMKKELFSKTDNGSDAFDIIVTARKAKNGEKFIALFDKGDISGYGSPSEADQALCNILAFYTGGDMDQMDSLFRQSKLYRDKWDRENYRTSTIENAIKGCHGKFYMGGKNRPAYIYYDDKAKKMRVNCPLLARHIRENLHYIFVRDSARGGVLRYVYEDGCYRLYADEMLKGIIKNYITAFDESILQMKDVNEVFGNITTDLKFKTNEELNADEDIINFQNGILRLSDMKLLPHSPEIMSTIQIPCDWLGEDKATPVFDKFMNDLTSGDKEVQNLLLEFMGAALSNVKGHRLKKSLFMVGKGDTGKSQLKSLTEKLLGSGNFIGMDLKEIESRFGTGNLYNKRLAGSSDMSFLTVHELRIFKQCTGGDSIFAEFKGLNGFEYTYKGLFWFCMNRLPKFGGDDGQWVYDRIMQVNCNHIVPKDKQDKFLLDKMYAERDGIVYKAIMALKQVIQNGYNFTEPQSVENARAIYMADNNTVIAFFNECMQIRPLGKIKDSCTTGRVYKVYKAWCMDNNQGYAKTAKDFRNELADYLGTTFSDMTVRRGKGGTFYSGYTLTDEAKATYQQAYGYDEFPLLSSS; translated from the coding sequence ATGGAACTACAGAAATTAAAACAACAACAGATTTGGGTATGCTGGCGCTATGATCAAAACAGCCGCCTTACCAAAGTCTTATACAACACCAAAGGCTATCAAACCGGTACTTCTTTGGAATATCAATCCCAGTGGGCAACTTATGATGAAGCTATTGAAGCTGTAAAAGCTCATGGCTTTGATGGCATTGGTCTTATCCTTGTTCCCGGTATTGGTGGCATTGATATTGACCATAAAGCTGCAGACAGCACCCTAGCAAATGATGTAAGAATACTGATGAACACTTACGAGGAACTCTCCCCAAGTGGCGAAGGCATCCATCACCTATTTATGGTGGATGTCGATAAGATTCCTGTTTCGATAAATAGTAAATCAGAGAAAAAGCTATCCAGTGATTACTACAGCAAGAACCCACACAATAATCTGGAAATCTACATCGGTGGTCTGACAAACCGCTACCTTACCTTTACCGGCAACGTCATCAGTGATCTCCCTCTTATGGATCGAACCGATGAGGTCTTAACCTTCCTCGACACCTATATGAAGAAGGAACTGTTCAGCAAAACAGATAATGGGTCTGACGCCTTCGATATCATCGTCACTGCCAGAAAAGCCAAAAACGGTGAGAAGTTCATCGCCCTCTTTGACAAGGGTGATATTTCCGGTTATGGAAGTCCCTCTGAGGCAGACCAGGCATTATGCAATATTCTCGCCTTCTACACTGGCGGTGATATGGATCAGATGGATAGCCTATTCAGACAATCCAAGCTCTACCGGGATAAATGGGATCGTGAAAATTACAGAACTTCTACCATTGAAAATGCCATTAAGGGCTGTCATGGCAAGTTCTATATGGGCGGTAAGAACAGACCCGCTTACATCTACTACGATGACAAGGCAAAAAAGATGAGAGTCAACTGTCCGCTACTGGCACGTCACATCCGGGAGAATCTCCATTACATCTTCGTGCGTGATAGTGCAAGAGGCGGTGTCTTACGTTATGTCTACGAGGATGGATGCTATCGGCTGTATGCGGATGAAATGCTCAAAGGAATTATTAAAAACTACATTACCGCCTTTGATGAAAGCATCCTGCAGATGAAGGATGTCAATGAAGTCTTTGGCAACATCACCACCGATCTGAAGTTTAAAACCAATGAGGAGCTAAATGCCGATGAGGACATCATCAATTTCCAAAATGGCATCCTTCGTCTTTCCGATATGAAGCTTCTTCCCCATAGCCCCGAAATCATGAGTACCATCCAGATTCCCTGTGATTGGTTGGGGGAAGATAAAGCCACACCGGTCTTTGACAAGTTTATGAATGATCTTACTAGCGGTGACAAAGAAGTTCAAAATCTCCTGCTAGAGTTTATGGGAGCTGCCTTATCCAATGTCAAAGGACACAGGCTGAAGAAGTCCCTTTTCATGGTGGGTAAAGGCGATACAGGTAAATCCCAGTTAAAGAGCCTTACAGAAAAACTTCTGGGCAGTGGCAACTTCATCGGTATGGATCTCAAAGAAATCGAGTCCCGATTCGGCACCGGTAATCTATACAATAAGCGCCTTGCAGGAAGTTCTGATATGAGTTTTCTAACTGTTCATGAACTTCGCATCTTCAAACAGTGTACCGGTGGAGATAGCATCTTCGCAGAATTCAAAGGACTAAATGGGTTTGAGTACACCTACAAAGGGCTGTTCTGGTTCTGCATGAACCGCTTACCGAAGTTCGGTGGCGATGATGGTCAGTGGGTGTATGACCGCATCATGCAGGTCAACTGTAATCATATAGTTCCCAAGGACAAGCAGGATAAGTTCCTACTGGATAAAATGTATGCCGAGCGTGATGGCATTGTCTATAAGGCGATTATGGCACTAAAGCAAGTCATTCAAAATGGTTACAACTTTACAGAACCACAAAGTGTGGAAAATGCCAGAGCCATCTACATGGCAGACAACAATACAGTGATTGCCTTCTTCAATGAGTGTATGCAGATCAGACCCCTGGGCAAAATCAAAGACAGCTGCACCACTGGTCGAGTCTATAAAGTGTATAAGGCATGGTGCATGGATAACAATCAAGGCTATGCGAAAACCGCTAAAGATTTCCGTAATGAGCTGGCGGATTATCTGGGAACTACCTTCTCGGATATGACCGTTCGCCGGGGTAAGGGTGGCACTTTCTACAGCGGCTATACCCTAACGGATGAAGCAAAAGCTACCTATCAGCAAGCCTATGGCTATGATGAGTTTCCGCTTCTCTCATCCAGTTAG
- a CDS encoding helix-turn-helix domain-containing protein, translating to MEKLFNGYENPLAQTMRLIMDEHPHTGEKTTQKALSKAIGIRPQTISLYMDGKTQPTAENLFRIAEYFDVSTDYLLTGVSSENKELHKQLGLSEGAVNLIKRAHKDDQVGSASPVIPMLDELLSSVDFFQFLEDLSLKIEQLKKLAQLSPDELEKMMPGLNVKGYWEWDLNNYVQEFIKKELEKQGLHLSDK from the coding sequence ATGGAAAAACTATTTAATGGATATGAAAATCCTCTAGCACAAACCATGCGGCTGATAATGGATGAACATCCCCATACAGGAGAAAAGACAACGCAGAAGGCTTTATCAAAGGCGATAGGAATAAGACCACAGACAATAAGCTTATATATGGATGGAAAGACTCAGCCCACAGCAGAGAACCTATTTAGAATTGCAGAATACTTTGATGTGTCAACCGATTATCTATTGACTGGTGTAAGTTCTGAGAATAAGGAGCTTCACAAGCAGCTGGGACTGTCAGAAGGGGCAGTGAATCTGATTAAGAGAGCGCATAAGGATGATCAAGTGGGATCAGCTTCACCGGTGATACCCATGCTGGATGAATTGTTATCAAGTGTGGACTTTTTTCAGTTTCTCGAGGATTTGTCGCTCAAAATTGAGCAATTAAAAAAACTCGCCCAGTTGTCACCAGACGAATTAGAAAAGATGATGCCAGGACTCAATGTGAAGGGCTATTGGGAATGGGACTTAAACAATTATGTTCAGGAATTTATCAAGAAGGAACTGGAGAAACAGGGGCTGCACCTATCGGATAAATAG
- a CDS encoding site-specific integrase, with protein MPSIEKRGNTYRIMVSLGYNMEGKQIRKTTTFKPPRNVSENKAEKLATSFAYEFEKKCMGMTNFDENMRFSELVEWYFEQIAPHKLKERTLLTNIFLMNNYVLPYIGHLKLKDITTARIDEMLNHLHKRGKTSKYYIMKDPSLLEDGTRRPASRKAGVELNTIKRAARGGHIRKSTAEKIASAFGKKLNDLFVEEVREESEQGIESTSIARIRTATSAIFNTALKKDIIWKNPVVHATSPRGKQKERDFLDADQCKQLLGYLDELQNPNARVGLATLIYTGMRSGELCGLHWKDVDLEKGTIFVRYTLYRADGQYKLSTPKTKSSLRVIAIPAELKAILKEHKAWQEKRSEELGSKWKDRGAVVTGMEGEYMSGGYLNITLKKLLKKHDLPDIHVHDLRHANASLLINAGVPVKFISEHLGHSNTKTTEDIYAHVYNSTAEKVASAISDALDGGDIKSAFIRIVRQNMV; from the coding sequence ATGCCAAGTATAGAAAAACGGGGAAACACTTACAGAATTATGGTTTCTCTTGGCTACAACATGGAGGGTAAACAAATCAGAAAGACTACTACCTTCAAGCCACCGAGAAATGTCAGTGAGAACAAGGCTGAAAAACTGGCTACATCCTTTGCTTATGAATTTGAAAAGAAGTGCATGGGCATGACCAACTTTGATGAGAATATGCGATTTTCAGAACTTGTAGAGTGGTACTTTGAACAGATCGCACCCCATAAGCTGAAAGAAAGAACCTTACTCACCAACATCTTTCTTATGAACAATTATGTACTTCCCTACATCGGACATTTAAAACTGAAGGACATCACCACAGCAAGGATCGATGAGATGCTGAATCATCTGCACAAAAGAGGAAAGACCAGCAAGTACTATATAATGAAAGACCCTAGTCTTTTAGAAGATGGAACGAGAAGACCTGCATCTAGAAAAGCTGGTGTTGAATTAAACACGATTAAGAGAGCTGCAAGAGGGGGGCACATTAGAAAGTCAACTGCTGAAAAAATAGCCAGTGCCTTTGGTAAAAAGCTAAACGACCTATTTGTAGAAGAAGTAAGAGAGGAATCGGAACAGGGAATCGAATCCACATCCATTGCTAGAATCAGAACTGCTACCTCAGCTATTTTCAACACAGCTTTAAAGAAGGATATCATCTGGAAGAACCCAGTGGTTCATGCCACATCCCCAAGGGGCAAACAGAAAGAACGAGACTTCCTGGATGCGGACCAATGTAAACAGCTCCTTGGCTATTTGGATGAACTACAAAACCCCAATGCCAGAGTAGGATTAGCCACGCTGATTTACACCGGAATGCGATCGGGAGAATTGTGTGGTCTTCACTGGAAGGATGTAGACTTGGAGAAAGGAACAATCTTTGTCCGCTATACCCTTTACCGGGCAGATGGGCAGTATAAGCTCTCTACCCCCAAAACCAAATCCAGTTTAAGAGTCATTGCCATTCCTGCAGAACTGAAAGCCATCTTGAAGGAGCATAAGGCATGGCAGGAGAAACGCAGTGAGGAGCTAGGGTCAAAGTGGAAAGACCGAGGTGCTGTTGTCACCGGCATGGAGGGTGAATACATGAGTGGAGGGTATTTGAACATTACGCTGAAAAAACTACTGAAGAAACATGACCTGCCAGACATTCATGTTCATGACCTTCGCCACGCCAATGCATCCCTACTGATAAACGCAGGAGTACCGGTGAAGTTCATTTCAGAGCATCTTGGACATTCCAATACCAAGACCACTGAAGACATCTATGCTCACGTTTATAACTCCACTGCCGAGAAGGTAGCAAGTGCCATCAGCGATGCTTTGGATGGGGGTGATATAAAAAGTGCTTTTATCAGAATTGTTAGACAAAACATGGTATAA
- a CDS encoding recombinase family protein — translation MASLAQQESESISKNVTMGLRYRYQEGQVFINHKKFLGYTVDEEGKLIINPKQSWIIKRIFKEYLEGKGTGIIARGLTEDKVPTATGLLKWTSNDINRIIVNEKYMGDALLQKTYTVDCLTKKRVTNDGSVPQYYIEDNHEPIVSKEIYNLAQKEKARRSNLYSGKKRKRRLYQGKYALSGITKCGKCTDIFRRITWTYKGKKTYVWRCATRVNKLCDCESRTINEEDLHRIIVEAINQYMADKSQAIQNIELIIRDVLDKKYDEPIEDIEEELHHLQKMLLGTHSDEGHDRIVDKLEALRKVKQDVLVKNASREEKRKRLSDIKAFLKSAHTDIEEYEERLVTRLINSVVIHEEKVEVELKTGDTMEIEQ, via the coding sequence ATGGCATCTCTTGCACAGCAAGAAAGTGAGTCCATTAGTAAGAACGTGACAATGGGACTTAGGTATAGATACCAAGAGGGACAAGTATTTATCAACCATAAAAAATTCTTAGGGTACACAGTTGATGAGGAAGGCAAATTAATTATTAATCCTAAACAGTCATGGATTATCAAACGGATATTTAAAGAATACCTAGAAGGCAAAGGAACGGGCATCATTGCAAGAGGGTTGACGGAAGATAAGGTCCCGACTGCTACAGGTCTATTGAAATGGACAAGTAACGATATAAATCGGATAATCGTTAATGAGAAATACATGGGGGATGCCTTGTTGCAAAAAACCTATACTGTTGATTGTTTAACTAAGAAAAGGGTGACTAATGATGGCAGTGTCCCTCAATATTATATCGAAGATAATCATGAACCGATTGTCTCTAAAGAGATTTATAACTTAGCCCAAAAGGAAAAAGCGAGAAGAAGCAATCTCTATTCAGGTAAGAAGAGAAAACGACGTCTCTATCAAGGGAAATATGCATTATCAGGAATTACCAAATGTGGTAAATGCACCGATATTTTTAGACGAATCACCTGGACATATAAAGGCAAGAAGACTTATGTATGGAGATGCGCGACAAGAGTAAATAAGTTGTGTGATTGTGAATCAAGAACGATAAATGAAGAAGACCTGCACAGAATAATTGTAGAAGCGATTAATCAGTATATGGCAGATAAGAGTCAAGCCATACAAAATATTGAATTAATCATTCGAGATGTATTAGATAAGAAATATGATGAACCCATCGAGGATATTGAGGAGGAGTTGCATCACCTACAGAAAATGTTATTAGGAACTCATAGTGATGAGGGACATGATCGCATCGTTGATAAACTCGAAGCCCTGCGAAAAGTGAAGCAAGACGTTTTAGTAAAAAATGCAAGCCGCGAAGAAAAGCGGAAACGATTATCAGACATTAAAGCATTTTTAAAATCAGCACACACTGACATTGAAGAATACGAGGAAAGATTAGTAACTCGGCTAATTAACAGTGTAGTCATTCACGAGGAGAAAGTAGAAGTTGAACTCAAAACAGGAGATACAATGGAAATAGAGCAGTAA
- the rlmD gene encoding 23S rRNA (uracil(1939)-C(5))-methyltransferase RlmD: protein MTDNRYPTETLDVTILNIDEKGYGYAKHVHPPDRGSNGRTLHIYVTNVVPGDVVRVTIPDAKGRRKAIVTYDELLKPGPTRNLEIPTDVAISGGTPLQYMNYEAQLEYKMALVKNFLAEQGFDSSLVQPIIGMDEPTRYRNKMELTFGGNGELGMHQQGNFRKVIDLEDSILAPHIMVTVKKIVSTWQKDYHLPGYDKTNKTGLLRNLLLRYSFATKELMVVLYATEGPAAYQTAAEDLTQRLTSQFDNLISLQWMKHASSGERIQADETFILHGRDYLNDELNGFKYRIWPDTFFQANPIQAEKLVNLALEMADVNKDMHVLDLFCGVGTFSLPLAQKSKALAGIEIVENSIISAKRNAKDNGLNNTYFMTADARQGLIDLKEAWGHPDLLVLDPPRSGAGGKVMRSIGRFGTDKVVYVSCSPKSLTDDLVWLRNFGYELVTVQPVDQFPHTTHVESVALLKRVNSKMQ, encoded by the coding sequence ATGACAGACAATAGATATCCAACTGAAACGTTAGACGTAACCATTCTCAATATTGATGAGAAAGGGTATGGCTATGCAAAACACGTTCATCCACCAGACAGAGGATCAAATGGAAGGACGCTTCATATATATGTAACCAACGTGGTGCCCGGTGATGTGGTAAGAGTAACCATTCCAGATGCTAAAGGAAGACGGAAAGCGATTGTTACTTACGATGAGCTATTAAAACCAGGACCAACACGTAATCTAGAAATTCCGACTGATGTGGCTATTTCTGGCGGGACCCCTTTGCAATATATGAACTATGAGGCGCAATTAGAATATAAAATGGCGCTGGTAAAAAACTTTTTAGCTGAACAAGGATTTGATTCGTCACTTGTCCAACCAATTATTGGCATGGATGAGCCAACTCGTTACCGAAACAAAATGGAGTTAACCTTTGGGGGAAATGGCGAATTAGGGATGCATCAACAAGGCAACTTTCGTAAAGTAATTGATTTAGAAGATTCTATTCTGGCTCCCCACATCATGGTTACTGTAAAAAAAATCGTCAGCACATGGCAAAAAGACTATCACTTACCAGGTTATGACAAAACAAACAAAACTGGTTTATTACGAAACTTGTTATTGCGTTATTCCTTTGCGACAAAGGAATTAATGGTTGTCTTGTATGCAACCGAAGGGCCAGCTGCCTACCAAACAGCTGCAGAAGATCTGACGCAAAGATTGACCAGTCAATTTGATAATCTTATTAGCTTACAATGGATGAAACATGCTTCTAGTGGTGAGCGGATTCAAGCGGATGAAACCTTTATTTTGCATGGCCGTGATTACCTGAATGACGAATTAAACGGGTTCAAATACCGTATTTGGCCGGATACCTTTTTTCAGGCGAATCCTATCCAAGCCGAAAAACTAGTCAACTTAGCCCTAGAAATGGCAGATGTAAATAAGGACATGCATGTTTTGGACTTGTTTTGTGGTGTCGGGACCTTCAGTTTGCCACTAGCGCAAAAAAGTAAGGCCTTAGCGGGTATTGAAATAGTTGAAAACTCAATTATTTCGGCAAAACGGAATGCAAAAGATAATGGCTTAAATAATACCTATTTCATGACAGCCGATGCACGCCAAGGATTAATTGATTTAAAAGAGGCATGGGGACATCCTGATTTACTAGTTTTAGATCCACCTAGAAGTGGTGCCGGTGGAAAAGTCATGCGCAGTATCGGACGCTTTGGAACAGATAAGGTTGTTTATGTTTCTTGTAGTCCGAAAAGCTTGACAGATGACCTCGTCTGGCTAAGAAACTTTGGATATGAGCTTGTAACCGTTCAGCCGGTTGACCAGTTTCCGCATACGACGCACGTCGAAAGCGTGGCACTACTAAAACGCGTAAATAGTAAAATGCAATAA
- a CDS encoding TMEM175 family protein, protein MRTNRIEAFSDGVLAIIITIMVLELKPPETVDREAIRILIPTLVSYLLSFIYVGIYWNNHHHLLYKLKRLD, encoded by the coding sequence ATGAGAACAAATCGTATAGAGGCGTTTAGTGATGGCGTTCTCGCTATTATTATCACGATTATGGTATTGGAACTGAAGCCACCAGAAACAGTCGATCGAGAAGCAATCAGAATATTGATTCCCACCTTAGTAAGTTACCTATTGAGTTTTATCTATGTAGGTATTTACTGGAACAATCACCACCACTTACTCTATAAATTAAAGCGTTTGGATTGA
- a CDS encoding DMT family transporter, producing MSTPKKSYLNVHLAVFLFGLTGLFAKLVNLNPFVIVFGRVFVAAVFILIWLVISKESLKLHHKKDYQKMVLMGILLAVHWTTFFAAIQLSNVAIGLLTFSTFPVFVSLFRPLINREALSKKEVFFGFITILGILFIVPLKDVFSDTMAGSMIGVFSGLVYAIFTILNEKLVKHYNGKVIAFYEQAVATVVLLPSVFIIKPSVTSYDLFMLLLLGTVFTGIAHTLFINGLKHVSAYMASIITMLEPLYAIILAYFVLGEALTVNTAIGGTIILSTVIFISMDHQKSQRKIPL from the coding sequence ATGTCTACACCTAAAAAAAGTTATTTAAACGTTCATTTGGCTGTTTTTCTTTTCGGTTTAACGGGATTATTTGCCAAGCTAGTTAATTTAAATCCTTTTGTTATTGTTTTTGGTCGTGTTTTTGTTGCTGCTGTTTTTATATTGATATGGCTCGTGATCAGTAAAGAATCTTTAAAACTGCACCATAAAAAAGACTACCAGAAAATGGTTTTAATGGGAATCCTTTTAGCTGTTCATTGGACAACATTTTTTGCTGCTATTCAGTTATCAAATGTTGCGATTGGTCTTTTAACTTTTTCTACTTTCCCAGTATTTGTAAGTCTATTTCGGCCTTTAATTAATCGAGAGGCATTATCAAAAAAAGAAGTTTTCTTTGGGTTCATTACGATTTTAGGAATTTTATTTATTGTCCCTTTAAAAGATGTTTTCAGTGATACGATGGCAGGAAGTATGATTGGGGTATTTTCAGGTTTAGTCTATGCTATTTTTACCATTCTCAATGAGAAGTTGGTTAAACATTACAATGGGAAAGTGATTGCTTTCTATGAACAGGCAGTCGCAACCGTTGTTTTATTACCAAGTGTTTTTATAATAAAACCTTCTGTAACATCTTACGATTTATTTATGCTGCTTCTTTTAGGAACGGTGTTTACAGGTATCGCCCACACCCTTTTTATTAATGGACTTAAACACGTTTCGGCTTACATGGCGAGTATCATCACCATGTTAGAACCCTTGTACGCCATCATCCTTGCTTATTTTGTATTAGGTGAGGCATTGACGGTTAATACCGCTATTGGTGGAACCATTATTCTCTCAACGGTTATTTTTATTTCTATGGACCATCAAAAATCACAAAGAAAAATACCGCTTTAA
- a CDS encoding sensor domain-containing diguanylate cyclase: MLATLSKNKKMFINYVMIIFLLLSFVVLFSSVFLQYKSNEVEKSSVISNEQNLLKIENNVVSNRINKISSDLLYLLDSFQLEDQGDGNYSKQEQQFLAFSSRKKIYNQIRFIDVEGNEVIRVNYKDNRATLVEQNELQNKQGRDYFQETIRLEQDQIYISRLELNIENKKIIEEDNPVIRISAPHYLDGELQGMIILNYSANDIFNQIRQVASISHGQIFMLDSQAYWLYNSHNRDKEWGFMYENRTNHKFSKEFPTEWEKMHTDESGYQVSKAGLFIYTSVAPSRLFRQTNTTHTYVSSLEDWLLVSYVPAQSQKGMLFSQDIWLLSLNSLKKNYYFYIIILLIAIAIAALIVTNKSKIEEIKYFSEYDVMTGVYNRRAGFHKLAQLYKKSADKPVHHSLCFIDINGLKEVNDALGHETGDELIRSVVEGIKKNIRTNDFISRLGGDEFLILFENLNAYEAEKVWQRIVKYYESINKNEGRPYLIGVSHGIESFKFDANQYIDAIINSADEKMYHEKRVVKKEMQVLREN; encoded by the coding sequence ATGTTGGCGACGCTATCAAAAAACAAAAAAATGTTTATAAACTATGTCATGATTATATTTTTATTACTAAGTTTTGTGGTATTGTTTTCTTCAGTTTTTTTACAGTATAAATCAAACGAAGTTGAGAAAAGTAGTGTCATTAGTAACGAGCAAAATTTACTTAAAATAGAAAATAATGTTGTTTCCAATCGGATTAATAAGATATCCAGTGACTTGCTCTATTTGCTAGATAGTTTTCAACTGGAAGATCAAGGGGATGGCAATTATTCTAAACAGGAACAGCAGTTTTTAGCCTTTTCTAGTCGGAAAAAAATTTATAATCAAATTCGTTTCATTGACGTAGAAGGAAATGAAGTCATCCGAGTGAATTATAAAGATAACCGTGCAACGCTTGTTGAACAAAACGAGCTACAAAATAAACAGGGCCGTGACTATTTTCAAGAAACAATTCGTTTGGAGCAAGACCAGATTTATATTTCTAGACTAGAATTAAATATTGAAAATAAAAAAATAATAGAGGAAGATAACCCGGTTATTCGTATCTCAGCACCTCACTATTTAGACGGAGAGCTACAAGGAATGATTATTTTAAATTATTCTGCAAACGATATTTTTAATCAAATTCGGCAAGTAGCTTCAATTAGCCATGGCCAAATATTTATGTTAGATTCCCAAGCATATTGGCTATACAACAGTCATAATCGCGATAAAGAGTGGGGATTTATGTATGAAAATCGGACTAACCATAAATTTTCTAAAGAGTTTCCTACTGAATGGGAGAAAATGCATACCGATGAGAGTGGATATCAAGTCAGTAAAGCAGGGCTCTTTATTTACACGAGTGTGGCACCTAGCCGTTTGTTCAGACAAACCAATACCACACATACCTATGTTTCAAGTTTAGAGGACTGGTTACTGGTTTCTTATGTTCCTGCCCAATCCCAGAAAGGAATGTTATTTAGCCAGGATATTTGGTTGTTATCACTCAACTCATTGAAAAAGAATTACTATTTCTACATTATAATTTTACTGATAGCTATTGCTATTGCAGCTTTAATAGTCACAAATAAAAGTAAAATCGAAGAGATTAAATATTTTTCCGAATATGACGTGATGACAGGTGTCTATAACAGGCGAGCTGGCTTTCATAAACTCGCCCAACTTTATAAAAAATCTGCCGATAAACCCGTTCACCATAGCCTATGCTTCATTGACATTAATGGGTTAAAAGAAGTCAATGATGCATTGGGACATGAAACGGGCGATGAATTAATTCGCAGTGTTGTTGAAGGAATCAAAAAAAATATCCGCACAAATGACTTTATTTCTCGTCTGGGCGGCGATGAATTCTTGATTTTATTCGAAAATTTAAATGCTTATGAAGCCGAAAAGGTATGGCAACGTATTGTTAAGTATTACGAATCTATCAATAAAAATGAAGGACGTCCCTACCTCATCGGTGTCAGCCATGGGATTGAATCATTTAAGTTCGATGCCAATCAATATATCGATGCTATCATCAATAGCGCCGACGAAAAAATGTACCACGAAAAACGAGTAGTCAAAAAAGAAATGCAAGTCTTAAGAGAGAATTAA
- a CDS encoding YwbE family protein, whose protein sequence is MDGKKRANIQVGKKVKVVQKADQRTGKLTEGVVARLLTKSATHLHGIKVMLENGVVGRVQEVITTEVGKE, encoded by the coding sequence ATGGACGGTAAAAAAAGAGCAAATATACAAGTTGGTAAAAAAGTAAAAGTAGTTCAAAAAGCCGATCAACGTACTGGGAAGCTAACCGAAGGGGTAGTGGCACGTTTATTAACAAAATCTGCCACACATCTACATGGGATTAAAGTTATGCTTGAAAATGGCGTTGTTGGTAGAGTACAAGAAGTTATAACAACAGAGGTGGGAAAAGAGTGA
- a CDS encoding exodeoxyribonuclease III, translating into MKFISWNIDSLNAALTSDSNRAFLTQETLENIIAHDPDVIAIQETKLPSKGPTKKHIEILSEKFPDYEFVWNSSVEPARKGYAGTIFLYKNHLNPTVTYPIIGAPSTMDLEGRLITLEFDDFYLTQTYTPNAGSGLSRLEERQKWDEKYADYLVSLDQEKPVIATGDFNVAHKEIDLANPESNRMSAGFTDEERQGFTNLLAKGFTDTFRHLHGDVTGVYTWWAQRAKTSKINNSGWRIDYWLVSDHLADKVIKSEMIDSGTRQDHTPLLFEIDL; encoded by the coding sequence GTGAAGTTTATTTCATGGAATATTGATTCATTAAATGCCGCATTAACCAGTGATTCTAACCGTGCTTTTTTGACGCAAGAAACACTTGAAAACATTATTGCACATGATCCGGATGTTATTGCGATTCAAGAAACAAAATTACCGAGTAAAGGACCAACTAAAAAACATATTGAAATTTTGTCAGAAAAATTCCCTGATTATGAATTTGTTTGGAATAGTTCCGTAGAACCAGCGCGTAAAGGCTATGCTGGGACTATATTTTTATATAAAAATCATTTAAATCCTACGGTCACTTATCCAATTATAGGTGCACCATCTACAATGGATTTGGAAGGCCGACTTATTACGTTAGAGTTTGATGATTTTTATTTAACACAAACCTATACACCAAATGCAGGTAGTGGGTTAAGTCGTTTAGAAGAGCGCCAAAAATGGGATGAAAAATATGCAGACTATTTGGTTTCTTTAGATCAGGAAAAACCGGTTATTGCGACGGGTGACTTTAACGTGGCTCATAAAGAGATTGACCTTGCTAACCCGGAAAGTAACCGAATGTCCGCCGGCTTTACCGACGAAGAGCGCCAAGGTTTCACCAATCTTTTAGCAAAAGGGTTTACCGATACCTTCCGCCATCTTCACGGAGATGTGACCGGTGTTTATACGTGGTGGGCACAGCGCGCTAAAACAAGTAAAATCAATAATTCCGGCTGGAGAATTGATTACTGGTTAGTCAGTGATCATTTAGCCGATAAAGTAATAAAGTCAGAAATGATTGATTCAGGTACTAGACAGGACCATACACCGTTGTTATTTGAAATTGATTTATAA